From one Mycobacteriales bacterium genomic stretch:
- the rpsM gene encoding 30S ribosomal protein S13: MARLVGVDLPRDKRLEVALTYIYGIGRTRALETLAQTGVSPDVRVRDLSDDDLVKLRDWIEATYRVEGDLRREVQSDIRRKIEIGCYQGIRHRRGLPVRGQRTHTNARTRKGPRKTVAGKKKVGKK; the protein is encoded by the coding sequence ATGGCACGCCTTGTCGGCGTCGACCTCCCCCGCGACAAGCGGTTGGAGGTCGCGCTCACCTACATCTACGGCATCGGCCGTACCCGCGCCCTCGAGACGCTGGCACAGACCGGTGTCAGCCCGGACGTCCGGGTGCGCGACCTCTCCGATGACGACCTGGTCAAGCTGCGGGACTGGATCGAGGCGACCTATCGGGTCGAGGGTGACCTGCGCCGCGAGGTGCAGTCCGACATCCGCCGCAAGATCGAGATCGGTTGCTACCAGGGCATCCGGCACCGCCGTGGGCTTCCGGTCCGCGGCCAGCGCACGCACACCAACGCCCGTACCCGCAAGGGCCCGCGCAAGACCGTGGCCGGCAAGAAGAAGGTAGGCAAGAAGTAA
- a CDS encoding DNA-directed RNA polymerase subunit alpha, protein MLIAQRPTLNEETIDTSRSRFVIEPLEPGFGYTLGNSLRRTLLSSIPGAAVTSLRIADVLHEFSTVSGVKEDVTDLILNIKNLVVSSEHDEPVVMYLRKQGPGEVTAADIAPPAGVEIHNPDLHIATLNSKGKLEIEFTVERGRGYVSAVQNKQPGQPIGVIPVDSIYSPVLKVTYKVEATRVEQRTDFDRLVVDVETKASITPRVAMASAGHTLVELFGLARELDENAEGIEIGPSPTDAQLMADLALPIEELDLTVRSYNCLKREGIHTVGELVSRSEADLMDIRNFGSKSIDEVKGKLAGMGLQLKDSPPGFDPSAVIGGYDDDAGDPGFAETEQY, encoded by the coding sequence GTGCTCATCGCACAACGTCCGACGCTCAACGAAGAGACCATCGACACCAGCCGTTCGCGGTTCGTGATCGAGCCCCTCGAGCCCGGCTTCGGCTACACGCTCGGCAACTCGCTGCGCCGCACCCTGCTCTCGTCGATCCCGGGTGCCGCTGTCACGTCGCTGCGGATCGCCGACGTGCTCCACGAGTTCTCCACCGTCTCCGGCGTCAAGGAAGACGTCACCGACCTGATCCTCAACATCAAGAACCTCGTCGTCTCCAGCGAGCACGACGAGCCGGTCGTGATGTACCTGCGCAAGCAGGGTCCCGGTGAGGTCACCGCCGCCGACATCGCGCCGCCGGCGGGTGTCGAGATCCACAACCCCGACCTGCACATCGCGACGTTGAACAGCAAGGGCAAGCTGGAGATCGAGTTCACCGTCGAGCGCGGCCGCGGCTACGTCTCCGCCGTCCAGAACAAGCAGCCGGGACAGCCGATCGGCGTCATCCCGGTCGACTCGATCTATTCGCCGGTGCTCAAGGTGACCTACAAGGTCGAGGCCACCCGGGTCGAGCAGCGGACCGACTTCGACCGTCTGGTCGTCGACGTCGAGACCAAGGCGTCGATCACGCCGCGGGTCGCGATGGCGTCGGCCGGCCACACGCTGGTCGAGCTGTTCGGCCTGGCGCGCGAGCTCGACGAGAACGCCGAGGGCATCGAGATCGGCCCGTCGCCGACCGACGCGCAGCTGATGGCCGACCTGGCGCTGCCGATCGAGGAGCTCGACCTCACGGTCCGCTCCTACAACTGCCTCAAGCGCGAGGGCATCCACACGGTGGGTGAGCTGGTGTCGCGGTCCGAGGCCGACCTCATGGACATCCGCAACTTCGGCTCCAAGTCGATCGACGAGGTCAAGGGCAAGCTCGCCGGCATGGGCCTGCAGCTCAAGGACAGCCCGCCCGGGTTCGACCCCTCGGCCGTCATCGGCGGGTACGACGACGATGCCGGCGACCCCGGCTTCGCCGAGACCGAACAGTACTGA
- the rpsD gene encoding 30S ribosomal protein S4 codes for MARYTGADCKRCRREKTKLFLKGSKCESPKCPIEIRPYPPGEHGRGRTKDSEYLLQMREKQKCARIYGVLEKQFRRYYEEANRRPGKTGENLLQLLERRLDNVVYRAGFAHSRDMARQLVKHGHFMVNGHKVDIPSYLVNESDIVEVRPSSAELTPFVIARAEAGERTVPAWLEVISNRMRILVHSLPARQVIDTQVQEQLIVELYSK; via the coding sequence ATGGCTCGCTACACCGGCGCGGACTGCAAGCGTTGTCGCCGCGAGAAGACCAAGCTGTTCCTGAAGGGCAGCAAGTGCGAGTCGCCGAAGTGCCCGATCGAGATCCGGCCGTACCCGCCGGGCGAGCACGGCCGCGGCCGCACCAAGGACAGCGAGTACCTGTTGCAGATGCGCGAGAAGCAGAAGTGCGCGCGGATCTACGGCGTACTCGAGAAGCAGTTCCGCCGGTACTACGAGGAGGCCAACCGCCGCCCCGGCAAGACCGGTGAGAACCTGCTGCAGCTGCTCGAGCGCCGGCTGGACAACGTCGTCTACCGGGCCGGCTTCGCGCACAGCCGCGACATGGCCCGCCAGCTGGTGAAGCACGGCCACTTCATGGTCAACGGCCACAAGGTCGACATCCCGTCGTACCTCGTCAACGAGAGCGACATCGTCGAGGTTCGGCCGAGCTCGGCCGAGCTGACCCCGTTCGTGATCGCCCGGGCCGAGGCCGGCGAGCGGACCGTGCCGGCGTGGCTCGAGGTCATCTCCAACCGGATGCGGATCCTCGTGCACTCGCTTCCGGCCCGGCAGGTCATCGACACCCAGGTCCAAGAGCAACTGATCGTCGAGCTTTATTCGAAGTGA
- the rpsK gene encoding 30S ribosomal protein S11, whose translation MPPAQKRAAAKKVRRKEKKNVAHGHAHIKSTFNNTIVSITDPMGNVVSWASAGQVGFKGSRKSTPFAAQMAAEAAARRAQEHGMRKVDVFVKGPGSGRETAIRSLQATGLEVGTISDVTPAPHNGCRPPKRRRV comes from the coding sequence ATGCCCCCCGCGCAGAAGCGAGCGGCGGCCAAGAAGGTCCGCCGCAAGGAGAAGAAGAACGTCGCCCACGGGCACGCGCACATCAAGAGCACGTTCAACAACACGATCGTCTCGATCACCGACCCGATGGGCAACGTGGTCAGCTGGGCGAGCGCCGGCCAGGTCGGCTTCAAGGGCTCGCGCAAGTCGACCCCGTTCGCCGCGCAGATGGCCGCCGAAGCCGCCGCCCGCCGCGCCCAGGAGCACGGCATGCGCAAGGTCGACGTGTTCGTGAAGGGCCCGGGCTCGGGCCGCGAGACCGCAATCCGGTCGCTGCAGGCGACCGGCCTGGAGGTAGGCACCATTTCCGATGTGACGCCGGCGCCGCACAACGGCTGCCGTCCCCCGAAGCGCCGGAGAGTGTGA
- the rpmD gene encoding 50S ribosomal protein L30 — protein sequence MSRLKITQTRSPIGGTRVQRATLRSLGLKRMRDVAVQEDRREIRGMVRAVAHLVTVEEVD from the coding sequence ATGTCCCGGCTGAAGATCACCCAGACCCGCTCGCCGATCGGCGGCACCCGGGTCCAGCGCGCCACCCTGCGTTCGCTCGGCCTGAAGCGGATGCGGGATGTCGCCGTACAGGAGGACCGGCGGGAGATTCGCGGCATGGTCCGAGCCGTCGCGCACCTCGTGACGGTCGAGGAGGTCGACTGA
- the secY gene encoding preprotein translocase subunit SecY, which translates to MLTAFGRAFRTPDLRNKLLFTLGILALFRLGSTIPAPGVDYQNVHTCLAANSNNSVLALVNLFSGGALLQLTVFALGIMPYITSSIIIQLLVVVIPRLERLKEQGQSGQTKLTQYTRYLTVSLAILQATGIVALARSGRLLPCTNAQGNQISLLYSTSVFRIVTLVITMTAGTAVIMWLGELITDRGIGNGMSLLIFTSIAARFPSQGSQILQSRGPTTFVAVLLAGVLIIVGIVFMEQGQRRIPVQYAKRMIGRRMYGGTSTYIPLKVNQAGVIPVIFSSSLLYLPQLLGQVWTSNSGFENFVTRYFNPNSASWVYVLTYALLTVFFTYFYVAITFNPVEVSDNMRKYGGFIPGIRPGRPTAEYLEYVLSRITLPGSLYLTAVAVLPILALHYLPGSAAGANQAFPFGGTSVLILVGVGLDTSKQIESQLMLRNYEGFLR; encoded by the coding sequence GTGCTCACCGCTTTCGGCAGGGCCTTCCGTACGCCGGATCTGCGGAACAAGCTGTTGTTCACGCTCGGCATCCTGGCGCTGTTCCGGCTGGGGTCGACGATTCCGGCACCCGGCGTGGACTACCAGAACGTCCATACCTGTCTCGCCGCGAACTCGAACAACTCGGTGCTCGCGCTGGTCAACCTGTTCAGCGGCGGCGCGCTGCTCCAGCTCACCGTGTTCGCGCTCGGGATCATGCCCTACATCACGAGCAGCATCATCATCCAGCTGTTGGTGGTGGTCATCCCGCGGCTCGAGCGGCTGAAGGAGCAGGGCCAGAGCGGGCAGACCAAGCTCACGCAGTACACCCGCTACCTCACGGTGTCCCTCGCCATCCTGCAGGCCACCGGGATCGTCGCCCTGGCCCGCAGCGGGCGGCTGTTGCCCTGCACGAACGCGCAGGGCAACCAGATCTCGCTGCTCTACAGCACGTCGGTCTTCCGGATCGTGACGCTCGTGATCACGATGACCGCAGGCACCGCCGTCATCATGTGGCTCGGCGAGCTGATCACGGACCGCGGCATCGGCAACGGCATGTCGCTGCTGATCTTCACGTCGATCGCGGCGCGGTTCCCGAGCCAGGGCAGCCAGATCCTGCAGAGCCGCGGCCCGACGACGTTCGTCGCGGTGCTGCTCGCCGGCGTGCTGATCATCGTCGGCATCGTCTTCATGGAGCAGGGCCAGCGCCGAATACCGGTGCAGTACGCCAAACGCATGATCGGCCGGCGAATGTACGGCGGCACCTCGACGTACATCCCGTTGAAGGTCAACCAGGCCGGTGTGATCCCGGTGATCTTCTCCTCGTCGTTGCTCTACCTGCCCCAGCTGCTCGGTCAGGTATGGACCTCGAACTCCGGGTTCGAGAACTTCGTCACGCGCTACTTCAACCCGAACAGCGCCAGCTGGGTGTACGTCCTCACCTACGCGCTGCTGACCGTCTTCTTCACCTATTTCTATGTCGCGATCACGTTCAACCCGGTCGAGGTCAGCGACAACATGCGCAAGTACGGCGGGTTCATTCCGGGCATCAGACCCGGCCGCCCGACCGCGGAGTACCTCGAGTACGTCCTCTCGCGCATCACCCTGCCGGGTTCTCTGTACCTCACGGCAGTAGCCGTCCTTCCTATCCTTGCGTTGCACTACCTGCCGGGCTCGGCGGCAGGCGCCAACCAGGCGTTCCCCTTCGGCGGCACTTCGGTGCTGATCCTGGTCGGCGTGGGTCTCGACACCTCGAAGCAGATCGAGAGCCAGTTGATGCTGCGCAACTACGAAGGCTTCTTGCGGTAG
- the rplQ gene encoding 50S ribosomal protein L17 → MPTPTKGPRLGGGPAHERLLLANLATSLFEHGRITTTEAKAKRLRPLAERLITFAKKGDLHARRQVLTVVRDKSVVHTLFAEIGPAFAERAGGYTR, encoded by the coding sequence ATGCCCACCCCAACCAAAGGACCCCGGCTCGGCGGCGGCCCGGCCCACGAGCGGCTGCTGCTCGCGAACCTCGCGACGTCGCTGTTCGAGCACGGCCGGATCACCACGACCGAGGCGAAGGCAAAGCGGCTCCGCCCGCTCGCCGAGCGGCTGATCACCTTCGCCAAGAAGGGGGATCTGCACGCCCGGCGGCAGGTGCTGACGGTGGTGCGCGACAAGTCGGTCGTGCACACGCTGTTCGCCGAGATCGGGCCGGCCTTCGCCGAGCGGGCGGGTGGCTACACCCGG
- the rpmJ gene encoding 50S ribosomal protein L36, whose product MKVKPSVKKMCDKCKVIRRHGRVMVICENLRHKQRQG is encoded by the coding sequence GTGAAGGTCAAGCCCAGCGTCAAGAAGATGTGTGACAAGTGCAAGGTGATCCGCCGGCACGGGCGGGTCATGGTGATCTGCGAGAACCTGCGGCACAAGCAGCGGCAGGGCTAG
- the infA gene encoding translation initiation factor IF-1: MPKKEGAIEIEGRVVEPLPNAMFRVELANGHKVLAHISGKMRQHYIRILPEDRVVVELSPYDLSRGRIVYRYK, from the coding sequence ATGCCGAAGAAGGAAGGCGCCATCGAGATCGAGGGGCGCGTCGTCGAGCCACTACCGAACGCCATGTTCAGGGTGGAGCTCGCCAACGGCCACAAGGTCCTTGCCCACATCAGCGGCAAGATGCGCCAGCACTACATTCGGATCCTTCCCGAGGACCGGGTCGTGGTCGAGCTTTCGCCGTACGACCTCTCACGCGGTCGGATCGTCTACCGGTACAAGTAA
- the rplO gene encoding 50S ribosomal protein L15, which yields MMLKVHHLRPAAGAHKPKQRVGRGEGSKGKTAGRGTKGSKARTQVSAAFEGGQMPYHMRVPKLKGFTNPFRTEYQVVNLDRLAALFPAGGEVDPDLLADRGAVRKGQLVKVLGTGEIGTALTVRAHAFSATARRKIEAAGGTATDL from the coding sequence CTGATGCTCAAGGTTCATCACCTGCGCCCCGCCGCGGGTGCCCACAAGCCCAAGCAGCGGGTCGGTCGCGGCGAGGGCTCGAAGGGTAAAACCGCAGGTCGGGGTACTAAAGGCAGCAAGGCCCGCACCCAGGTCTCCGCGGCGTTCGAGGGCGGCCAGATGCCGTACCACATGCGGGTGCCGAAGCTGAAGGGGTTCACGAACCCGTTCCGCACCGAGTACCAGGTCGTCAACCTCGACCGGCTGGCCGCGCTGTTCCCGGCCGGCGGTGAGGTCGACCCCGACCTGCTCGCCGATCGGGGCGCGGTCCGCAAGGGCCAGCTGGTCAAGGTTCTCGGGACCGGCGAGATCGGGACCGCCCTCACGGTTCGGGCGCACGCCTTCTCCGCCACCGCTCGCCGCAAGATCGAAGCGGCGGGCGGCACCGCAACCGACCTGTAG
- the map gene encoding type I methionyl aminopeptidase has product MIQIKTRDEIELMRQAGLVVGTALAALRDAVRPGISTADLDEVARGVIYGAGATPSFLGYHGFPATICTSVNSEIVHGIPSPTMVIHEGDIISIDCGAIVEGFHGDAAITVPVGEVSADKRELMRVTEESLWRGMAAARLGGRLVDISRAIEEYVRSQPHPSGGSWGIVEEYVGHGIGTEMHQDPQVHNYVGPKMGRGPSIVPGLALAVEPMVNLGGRHTRVLDDGWTVVTQDDKASAHFEHTFTVTEDGPWVLTALDGGRERLAAIGAVPASA; this is encoded by the coding sequence ATGATCCAGATCAAGACCCGTGACGAGATCGAGCTGATGCGTCAGGCCGGTCTCGTGGTCGGCACTGCGCTCGCCGCGCTGCGCGACGCCGTCCGCCCCGGCATCAGCACCGCCGATCTCGACGAGGTCGCCCGCGGCGTCATCTACGGCGCCGGCGCCACTCCGTCCTTCCTCGGCTACCACGGCTTCCCGGCGACGATCTGTACGTCGGTTAACTCCGAGATCGTGCACGGCATCCCGTCGCCGACCATGGTCATCCACGAGGGCGACATCATCTCGATCGACTGCGGCGCGATCGTCGAGGGCTTCCACGGCGACGCGGCGATCACCGTCCCGGTCGGTGAGGTGTCGGCGGACAAGCGCGAGCTGATGCGGGTCACGGAGGAGTCGTTGTGGCGCGGGATGGCCGCGGCCCGACTCGGCGGCCGGCTGGTCGACATCTCCCGGGCGATCGAGGAGTACGTCCGCTCCCAGCCACATCCGAGCGGCGGCTCCTGGGGGATCGTCGAGGAGTACGTCGGCCACGGCATCGGCACCGAGATGCACCAGGACCCGCAGGTGCACAACTACGTCGGGCCGAAGATGGGCCGCGGCCCGTCGATCGTCCCGGGCCTCGCGCTCGCGGTCGAGCCGATGGTCAACCTCGGCGGACGGCACACCCGTGTGCTCGACGACGGCTGGACGGTCGTGACGCAGGACGACAAGGCGTCCGCGCACTTCGAGCACACGTTCACGGTCACCGAGGACGGCCCGTGGGTGCTCACCGCGCTCGACGGCGGGCGGGAGCGGCTGGCCGCGATCGGCGCGGTGCCGGCCAGCGCCTGA
- a CDS encoding adenylate kinase yields MRLVLVGPPGAGKGTQAQFVSANLSILQISTGDIFRAHVSHGTQLGKQAKEYMDAGDLVPDEITVAMVRDRLESEDADRGFLLDGFPRTVPQAAQLDEILRELDTELDVVLELVVDDGEVVRRLSGRRTCRSCGHIWHVDFDPPTADGVCDNCGGVLFQRDDDQPATIRHRLDVYYEQTAPLIGYYAEQGILVGIDAMGPVDDVTERASAALRPYSRS; encoded by the coding sequence ATGAGGCTCGTTCTCGTGGGCCCCCCTGGCGCGGGGAAGGGGACGCAGGCCCAGTTCGTTTCCGCGAACCTGTCGATCCTGCAGATCTCGACCGGTGACATCTTCCGCGCTCACGTGAGCCACGGCACCCAGCTCGGCAAGCAGGCGAAGGAGTACATGGATGCGGGCGACCTCGTCCCGGACGAGATCACGGTTGCGATGGTGCGCGACCGGCTCGAGTCCGAGGACGCGGACCGTGGCTTCCTGCTCGACGGCTTTCCGCGGACGGTGCCCCAGGCGGCCCAGCTCGACGAGATCCTTCGCGAGCTCGACACCGAGCTCGACGTGGTCCTCGAGCTGGTCGTCGACGATGGCGAGGTCGTCCGCCGGCTGTCCGGCCGTCGTACCTGCCGCAGCTGCGGGCACATCTGGCACGTCGACTTCGACCCGCCGACGGCGGACGGGGTCTGTGACAACTGCGGCGGAGTGCTGTTCCAGCGCGACGACGACCAGCCGGCCACCATCCGGCACCGGCTTGACGTCTACTACGAGCAGACCGCACCGTTGATCGGCTACTACGCTGAGCAGGGCATCCTGGTCGGTATCGATGCGATGGGCCCGGTCGACGACGTGACCGAGCGCGCATCGGCCGCGTTGAGGCCGTATTCGCGGTCGTGA